The following are encoded in a window of Phaseolus vulgaris cultivar G19833 chromosome 3, P. vulgaris v2.0, whole genome shotgun sequence genomic DNA:
- the LOC137839403 gene encoding uncharacterized protein: protein MVALSRSVSAGEDKGHPYFQCLRRNNKFVWTRDCEEAFEKLKKYLASPLVLCKPELSTPLRLYFTVTERAISSVLLQEQDLVQRPIYFVSKVLQGSEVRYQTLEKAALAVVFSARRLRHYFQSFIVMVMADLPIHKVLQKPDVAGRMARWAVELSEFDIHYEPRGPIKGQIYVDFIVELSSAATHQEGADFKWVLSVDGSSNQQGSGAGVILEGLDGLLIEQALRFAFKASNNQAEYKGLIAGMLLAKEMGARGLLAKSDSLLVTGQVTGEYQAKDPQMVAYLEYVQVLKESIDVFELVHVPREQNARADLLAKLASSGKGGRQRTVIQETLKTPRTTTDKMAEIQHVDTSEGTRRSHQSLPQEMMKTPRISRYPVPGEIVPQVQQIEVGET from the coding sequence ATGGTCGCTCTGTCCAGGTCCGTGTCGGCAGGAGAGGACAAGGGTCATCCTTATTTCCAGTGCTTGAGAAGGAACAACAAGTTCGTCTGGACCCGTGACTGTGAGGAGGCTTTCGAAAAATTGAAGAAGTACCTGGCCAGCCCTCTAGTATTGTGCAAACCCGAGCTAAGTACCCCACTCCGTTTGTATTTCACAGTTACAGAAAGGGCTATCAGTTCAGTCTTGTTACAAGAACAGGACCTGGTACAAAGACCAATCTACTtcgttagtaaggtgttgcaggggtCGGAGGTAAGATACCAGACCTTGGAAAAGGCGGCCTTAGCAGTAGTCTTTTCAGCAAGAAGGCTCCGCCATTATTTTCAGAGTTTCATCGTCATGGTAATGGCGGACCTTCCAATCCACAAAGTCTTGCAGAAACCagatgtggcgggaagaatggcaCGATGGGCGGTAGAATTATCTGAATTTGACATACATTATGAACCCAGGGGCCCCATCAAGGGCCAGATCTATGTCGACTTCATAGTAGAACTCTCCTCAGCAGCTACCCATCAAGAAGGGGCGGATTTCAAGTGGGTACTCTCAGTAgatggttcctcaaaccaacaaggtagtGGAGCAGGTGTCATTTTGGAAGGTCTGGATGGGTTGCTAATCGAGCAGGCCCTCCGTTTCGCTTTCAAAGCTAGTAACAACCAAGCGGAGTACAAGggcctgatcgcaggaatgctgTTAGCaaaggaaatgggagcaaggGGATTGTTGGCGAAAAGTGATTCTTTGTTAGTTACAGGACAGGTCACGGGGGAGTACCAAGCTAAAGACCCTCAAATGGTCGCATATTTAGAATACGTCCAGGTGCTGAAAGAATCAATCGACGTGTTCGAGTTAGTCCATGTACCCAGagaacaaaatgcccgagctgacttgcttgcaaaactcgccagttcgggcaaggggggcaggcagaggacggtgattcaggaaactctgaagacacctcgaacaACCACGGACAAAATGGCAGAAATCCAACATGTTGACACTTCGGAAGGGACAAGGAGGAGTCATCAATCGTTACCGCAGGAGATGATGAAAACGCCTAGAATAAGCAGGTATCCGGTTCCTGGAGAGATAGTGCCACAGGTTCAACAGATCGAGGTAGGAGAAACTTGA